Sequence from the Erythrolamprus reginae isolate rEryReg1 chromosome 2, rEryReg1.hap1, whole genome shotgun sequence genome:
AGACACCCTATATCTGATGACCCACGGTCTGCCCTATGCTGAAGCTAAACGAGAGGCAGAGAAATGTGTCCTGGAGTTGGATGGCTTGCCTCTAAAGCGGGGCGATAGCTTTGTAACATGTGCTTTGAGGTCTATGTACATCTATGGAGAAGGCAGTACTTTCCTTCTGGGTCACCTCGATGAAAGCATCctaaataataatgtatttttgaGGCTGTCTAGGAAAGAGGCGATTGTAAATCCAGTCTATGTGGGAAATATTGCTTGGGCTCATATTCAAGTGGCTAAAGCCATGAGAAACCCAACCAAAGTGAAAGAGGTCCGAGGGCGTTTCTACTACATCTCAGATGATTCTCCCCACACAAGCTATTCCGACTTCAATTATGAGCTGACAAAGGAGTTGGGGTTTGGTGTTGAACCCAAACCTGTGATGCCCATCACACTGTTATATTACTACGCTCTGTTCCTGGAAATTGTGAGCCTCTTGCTCAAACCTTTCTTCAAATATGTTCCTTCTATTAATCGTTTCCTTGTAATCCTGCTCAACACCCCTTTCAGTTTTTCTTACAAGAAAGCACAAAGAGATTTTAACTATACTCCTCGCTACTCATGGGAAGAAGCCAAGCAGCGCACAAGTCAATGGATTGCTGACATAACCCCACTGAGGGAAGCACACCTGAAAAGAAAGGCTACCTGAATGCCAGAAAAGTCTATTCTTTACAACGGGGATGGGTGTGTGTGACACAAGACTATCAAATTAACCAGTAATTTTTATTATGGCCCGCAAAGTTCCATTACTAAGCGTATCAAAATATCTAAAATGGGAAAACAAACTTGAATAAATTTCCCatgtggtatatatatatatatttgcaccaTTAAAATATCAGATGAGCATCCCTCCTGACTTCTCACCACTTTTTATGTCCACTTAAGTTGAGTTCCTGTCAGCATTCAACATCCCAGAGTATCCAAACAGTGTATTGTGAAAATGTTTCATTCTCCTTTGGGAATGAACAAAAGTGTTGATAGGATCAGTTTGTTGAATATCTTTAAGTCTTTACACTCACACCAATTTTGTTCCACATACACGAGACAAATAACCTAGCACATCATGAACAACCATCCAGGAATCCCATACTGACATGCAGTGAAagtctaccaaattttttactaccacacagtggccatggcttatgcagaacgccctgcattttctttcaacatctttcagtgcaaattggatactctagggtggagctccattttcgctaccccaatgCATTCCAACCCCCAGTCCAGGCAGGAACCTACCCCTGCTAACATGTCTCTAAACACGGCCTAAACATGCTATGGTAATTGTTTTTGTATGACACAACCTCATGACATTGCCTTCATTTTATTTCCAGTCTGCAGCTGAGGCAGCTTGAAGTCATATTTATCTCTT
This genomic interval carries:
- the LOC139162025 gene encoding 3 beta-hydroxysteroid dehydrogenase/Delta 5-->4-isomerase-like isoform X1, with the translated sequence MSLGGMRCLVTGAGGFLGRTIVCQLLAEKDSLAEIRLLDKTISDEVLQDFEKVKSNTLLTVIQGDIRDVALLETAVPGVSLVIHTACIIDTRGLVDRQTLWDVNVRGTQLLLEACLRNDVQYFIYTSSIEVTGPNNRGDPIYGGNEDTLYLMTHGLPYAEAKREAEKCVLELDGLPLKRGDSFVTCALRSMYIYGEGSTFLLGHLDESILNNNVFLRLSRKEAIVNPVYVGNIAWAHIQVAKAMRNPTKVKEVRGRFYYISDDSPHTSYSDFNYELTKELGFGVEPKPVMPITLLYYYALFLEIVSLLLKPFFKYVPSINRFLVILLNTPFSFSYKKAQRDFNYTPRYSWEEAKQRTSQWIADITPLREAHLKRKAT
- the LOC139162025 gene encoding 3 beta-hydroxysteroid dehydrogenase/Delta 5-->4-isomerase-like isoform X2, giving the protein MHTWICICTNPTKLSGRKILFLMSHIAKRQGSDNPMHILYKKPRTSTQLLLEACLRNDVQYFIYTSSIEVTGPNNRGDPIYGGNEDTLYLMTHGLPYAEAKREAEKCVLELDGLPLKRGDSFVTCALRSMYIYGEGSTFLLGHLDESILNNNVFLRLSRKEAIVNPVYVGNIAWAHIQVAKAMRNPTKVKEVRGRFYYISDDSPHTSYSDFNYELTKELGFGVEPKPVMPITLLYYYALFLEIVSLLLKPFFKYVPSINRFLVILLNTPFSFSYKKAQRDFNYTPRYSWEEAKQRTSQWIADITPLREAHLKRKAT